One part of the Arabidopsis thaliana chromosome 4, partial sequence genome encodes these proteins:
- the TUA6 gene encoding Tubulin/FtsZ family protein (TUA6; FUNCTIONS IN: protein binding, structural constituent of cytoskeleton; INVOLVED IN: response to salt stress, microtubule cytoskeleton organization, cellular response to gravity; LOCATED IN: in 8 components; EXPRESSED IN: 27 plant structures; EXPRESSED DURING: 16 growth stages; CONTAINS InterPro DOMAIN/s: Alpha tubulin (InterPro:IPR002452), Tubulin (InterPro:IPR000217), Tubulin/FtsZ, GTPase domain (InterPro:IPR003008), Tubulin/FtsZ, N-terminal (InterPro:IPR019746), Tubulin/FtsZ, C-terminal (InterPro:IPR008280), Tubulin, conserved site (InterPro:IPR017975), Tubulin/FtsZ, 2-layer sandwich domain (InterPro:IPR018316); BEST Arabidopsis thaliana protein match is: tubulin alpha-2 chain (TAIR:AT1G50010.1); Has 22344 Blast hits to 22275 proteins in 4636 species: Archae - 4; Bacteria - 22; Metazoa - 4264; Fungi - 13337; Plants - 1462; Viruses - 0; Other Eukaryotes - 3255 (source: NCBI BLink).), translating into MRECISIHIGQAGIQVGNACWELYCLEHGIQPDGQMPGDKTVGGGDDAFNTFFSETGAGKHVPRAVFVDLEPTVIDEVRTGTYRQLFHPEQLISGKEDAANNFARGHYTIGKEIVDLCLDRIRKLADNCTGLQGFLVFNAVGGGTGSGLGSLLLERLSVDYGKKSKLGFTVYPSPQVSTSVVEPYNSVLSTHSLLEHTDVSILLDNEAIYDICRRSLNIERPTYTNLNRLVSQVISSLTASLRFDGALNVDVTEFQTNLVPYPRIHFMLSSYAPVISAEKAFHEQLSVAEITNSAFEPASMMAKCDPRHGKYMACCLMYRGDVVPKDVNAAVGTIKTKRTIQFVDWCPTGFKCGINYQPPTVVPGGDLAKVQRAVCMISNSTSVAEKENSQRLVRILQHWRRIMKRSVLKVVTMRMMKERNTKKNVS; encoded by the exons ATGAGAGAGTGCATTTCGATCCACATTGGTCAGGCTGGTATTCAAGTCGGAAATGCTTGCTGGGAGCTTTACTGTCTTGAACATGGCATTCAG CCTGATGGCCAGATGCCTGGTGACAAGACTGTTGGTGGAGGTGATGATGCTTTCAACACCTTCTTCAGTGAAACCGGTGCAGGTAAGCACGTCCCACGTGCTGTCTTTGTTGATCTTGAGCCAACTGTGATCGACGAGGTCAGGACTGGTACTTACCGTCAGCTTTTCCACCCTGAACAACTCATCAGTGGTAAAGAAGACGCTGCTAACAATTTCGCCCGTGGTCATTACACCATTGGGAAAGAGATTGTTGATCTCTGCTTGGACCGGATCAGAAAGCTCGCTGATAACTGTACTGGTCTTCAAGGATTCCTTGTTTTCAACGCTGTTGGTGGTGGGACTGGATCTGGTCTTGGATCTCTTCTCCTTGAGAGACTTTCTGTTGACTATGGGAAAAAGTCCAAGTTGGGTTTCACTGTTTACCCATCTCCACAGGTGTCTACCTCTGTGGTTGAGCCTTACAACAGTGTCCTCTCCACTCACTCTCTCTTGGAACACACTGATGTCTCCATCCTCCTCGACAATGAAGCTATCTATGACATCTGTAGACGCTCCCTTAACATTGAGAGACCTACCTACACCAACCTCAACCGTCTCGTCTCTCAGGTTATTTCTTCCTTGACTGCTTCTCTGAGGTTCGATGGTGCCTTGAATGTTGATGTTACTGAGTTCCAAACCAACTTGGTTCCATACCCAAGGATCCACTTCATGCTTTCGTCCTATGCACCAGTCATCTCCGCGGAGAAGGCCTTCCATGAGCAACTCTCAGTTGCTGAGATCACGAACAGTGCCTTTGAACCTGCTTCCATGATGGCAAAGTGTGACCCGCGACATGGAAAGTACATGGCTTGCTGTTTGATGTACCGTGGTGATGTAGTCCCCAAGGATGTGAACGCAGCGGTTGGCACCATCAAGACCAAGCGAACTATTCAGTTTGTTGACTGGTGTCCTACTGGATTCAAGTGTGGTATCAACTACCAGCCACCAACTGTTGTTCCTGGAGGTGATCTTGCTAAAGTCCAGAGAGCTGTTTGTATGATCTCAAACTCAACCAGTGTTGCTGAG aaggagaattcTCAGAGGCTCGTGAGGATCTTGCAGCATTGGAGAAGGATTATGAAGAGGTCGGTGCTGAAGGTGGTGacgatgaggatgatgaaggaGAGGAATACTAAGAAGAATGTTTCTtaa
- the TUA6 gene encoding Tubulin/FtsZ family protein (TUA6; FUNCTIONS IN: protein binding, structural constituent of cytoskeleton; INVOLVED IN: response to salt stress, microtubule cytoskeleton organization, cellular response to gravity; LOCATED IN: in 8 components; EXPRESSED IN: 26 plant structures; EXPRESSED DURING: 16 growth stages; CONTAINS InterPro DOMAIN/s: Alpha tubulin (InterPro:IPR002452), Tubulin (InterPro:IPR000217), Tubulin/FtsZ, GTPase domain (InterPro:IPR003008), Tubulin/FtsZ, N-terminal (InterPro:IPR019746), Tubulin/FtsZ, C-terminal (InterPro:IPR008280), Tubulin, conserved site (InterPro:IPR017975), Tubulin/FtsZ, 2-layer sandwich domain (InterPro:IPR018316); BEST Arabidopsis thaliana protein match is: tubulin alpha-2 chain (TAIR:AT1G50010.1); Has 22664 Blast hits to 22566 proteins in 4681 species: Archae - 4; Bacteria - 25; Metazoa - 4398; Fungi - 13427; Plants - 1532; Viruses - 0; Other Eukaryotes - 3278 (source: NCBI BLink).) encodes MRECISIHIGQAGIQVGNACWELYCLEHGIQPDGQMPGDKTVGGGDDAFNTFFSETGAGKHVPRAVFVDLEPTVIDEVRTGTYRQLFHPEQLISGKEDAANNFARGHYTIGKEIVDLCLDRIRKLADNCTGLQGFLVFNAVGGGTGSGLGSLLLERLSVDYGKKSKLGFTVYPSPQVSTSVVEPYNSVLSTHSLLEHTDVSILLDNEAIYDICRRSLNIERPTYTNLNRLVSQVISSLTASLRFDGALNVDVTEFQTNLVPYPRIHFMLSSYAPVISAEKAFHEQLSVAEITNSAFEPASMMAKCDPRHGKYMACCLMYRGDVVPKDVNAAVGTIKTKRTIQFVDWCPTGFKCGINYQPPTVVPGGDLAKVQRAVCMISNSTSVAEVFSRIDHKFDLMYAKRAFVHWYVGEGMEEGEFSEAREDLAALEKDYEEVGAEGGDDEDDEGEEY; translated from the exons ATGAGAGAGTGCATTTCGATCCACATTGGTCAGGCTGGTATTCAAGTCGGAAATGCTTGCTGGGAGCTTTACTGTCTTGAACATGGCATTCAG CCTGATGGCCAGATGCCTGGTGACAAGACTGTTGGTGGAGGTGATGATGCTTTCAACACCTTCTTCAGTGAAACCGGTGCAGGTAAGCACGTCCCACGTGCTGTCTTTGTTGATCTTGAGCCAACTGTGATCGACGAGGTCAGGACTGGTACTTACCGTCAGCTTTTCCACCCTGAACAACTCATCAGTGGTAAAGAAGACGCTGCTAACAATTTCGCCCGTGGTCATTACACCATTGGGAAAGAGATTGTTGATCTCTGCTTGGACCGGATCAGAAAGCTCGCTGATAACTGTACTGGTCTTCAAGGATTCCTTGTTTTCAACGCTGTTGGTGGTGGGACTGGATCTGGTCTTGGATCTCTTCTCCTTGAGAGACTTTCTGTTGACTATGGGAAAAAGTCCAAGTTGGGTTTCACTGTTTACCCATCTCCACAGGTGTCTACCTCTGTGGTTGAGCCTTACAACAGTGTCCTCTCCACTCACTCTCTCTTGGAACACACTGATGTCTCCATCCTCCTCGACAATGAAGCTATCTATGACATCTGTAGACGCTCCCTTAACATTGAGAGACCTACCTACACCAACCTCAACCGTCTCGTCTCTCAGGTTATTTCTTCCTTGACTGCTTCTCTGAGGTTCGATGGTGCCTTGAATGTTGATGTTACTGAGTTCCAAACCAACTTGGTTCCATACCCAAGGATCCACTTCATGCTTTCGTCCTATGCACCAGTCATCTCCGCGGAGAAGGCCTTCCATGAGCAACTCTCAGTTGCTGAGATCACGAACAGTGCCTTTGAACCTGCTTCCATGATGGCAAAGTGTGACCCGCGACATGGAAAGTACATGGCTTGCTGTTTGATGTACCGTGGTGATGTAGTCCCCAAGGATGTGAACGCAGCGGTTGGCACCATCAAGACCAAGCGAACTATTCAGTTTGTTGACTGGTGTCCTACTGGATTCAAGTGTGGTATCAACTACCAGCCACCAACTGTTGTTCCTGGAGGTGATCTTGCTAAAGTCCAGAGAGCTGTTTGTATGATCTCAAACTCAACCAGTGTTGCTGAGGTATTCTCCCGTATTGATCACAAGTTTGATCTTATGTACGCCAAACGTGCTTTCGTTCACTGGTATGTTGGTGAGGGTatggaagaaggagaattcTCAGAGGCTCGTGAGGATCTTGCAGCATTGGAGAAGGATTATGAAGAGGTCGGTGCTGAAGGTGGTGacgatgaggatgatgaaggaGAGGAATACTAA
- the KMS1 gene encoding SNARE associated Golgi protein family (SNARE associated Golgi protein family; FUNCTIONS IN: molecular_function unknown; INVOLVED IN: biological_process unknown; LOCATED IN: endoplasmic reticulum; EXPRESSED IN: 19 plant structures; EXPRESSED DURING: 9 growth stages; CONTAINS InterPro DOMAIN/s: SNARE associated Golgi protein (InterPro:IPR015414); BEST Arabidopsis thaliana protein match is: unknown protein (TAIR:AT1G05360.1); Has 35333 Blast hits to 34131 proteins in 2444 species: Archae - 798; Bacteria - 22429; Metazoa - 974; Fungi - 991; Plants - 531; Viruses - 0; Other Eukaryotes - 9610 (source: NCBI BLink).) has protein sequence MLRSQATLREKHEKEVENLTLTTQPLNTLKLFVEATIQYIKRSISYLLAHGGWFILITTLLVVSGGLLVTVDGPHGKHVEEVLEYVRYGLWWIALGVASSIGLGSGLHTFVLYLGPHIALFTLKATLCGRVDLKSAPYDTIQLKRVPSWLDKSCSEFGPPLMISAAGSRVPLTSILPQVQLEAILWGIGTALGELPPYFISRAASISGSTVDGMEELDGSSTEDSGFMATHLNRVKRWLLTHSQHLNFFTVLVLASVPNPLFDLAGIMCGQFGIPFWEFFLATLIGKAIIKTHIQTIFIICVCNNQLLDWMENELIWILSHVPGLASMLPGLTAKLHAMKEKYIDAPSPVPSHIKVKKWDFSFASIWNGIVWLMLLNFFVKIVTATAQRHLKKKQEKEMATLTHSD, from the exons atgTTGCGATCTCAggcaa CTTTGCGTGAGAAGCATGAGAAGGAAGTAGAGAATCTAACATTAACGACACAACCTTTGAATACATTGAAGTTGTTTGTTGAGGCTACTATTCAGTACATCAAGCGATCCATATCGTATCTATTGGCTCATGGAGGTTGGTTTATACTGATAACCACTTTGTTAGTGGTATCTGGTGGTTTGCTTGTTACTGTTGATGGACCTCATGGCAAG CATGTTGAAGAAGTATTAGAGTATGTCCGATATGGCTTGTGGTGGATAGCACTTGGTGTTGCATCTTCTATTGGTCTTG GATCTGGTCTCCATACTTTCGTTCTCTATTTGGGTCCGCACATTGCTTTGTTCACTCTAAAAGCAACGCTATGTGGTCGAGTTGATCTAAAATCTGCACCATATGATACAATACAGTTGAAAAGGGTTCCTTCATGGCTTGATAAATCTTGTTCGGAATTCGGTCCTCCTTTAATGATATCAGCTGCTGGATCGCGTGTGCCTCTTACCAGCATATTGCCACAAGTCCAGTTGGAGGCAATCTTATGGGGTATTGGGACGGCTCTTGGGGAGCTTCCTCCATATTTCATCTCAAGGGCAG CTAGTATATCTGGGAGCACAGTGGATGGAATGGAAGAATTAGATGGTTCCTCCACTGAAGATAGCGGATTTATGGCAACTCACCTGAACCGTGTTAAGCGTTGGTTATTAACCCATTCACAGCACTTGAACTTCTTCACTGTCTTGGTTCTTGCTTCG GTTCCAAATCCTTTGTTTGACCTCGCTGGAATAATGTGTGGACAATTTGGCATTCCGTTTTGGGAATTCTTCCTGGCGACCTTAATCGGAAAGGCGATCATCAAAACTCATATACAG ACGATATTTATCATCTGCGTTTGTAATAACCAACTGCTTGACTGGATGGAGAACGAACTGATCTGGATACTTAGCCATGTCCCGGGATTGGCTTCTATGTTGCCTGGACTCACAGCCAAACTCCACGCCATGAAAGAAAAGTATATTGATGCACCATCTCCTGTTCCATCTCACATCAAG GTGAAAAAGTGGGATTTTTCGTTTGCATCGATCTGGAACGGGATAGTATGGCTCATGCTCCTCAACTTTTTCGTGAAGATTGTGACAGCAACTGCACAGAGacacttgaagaagaagcaagagaaagaaatggcTACTTTGACTCATTCAGATTGA
- the MAPR4 gene encoding membrane-associated progesterone binding protein 4 (membrane-associated progesterone binding protein 4 (MAPR4); FUNCTIONS IN: heme binding; LOCATED IN: endomembrane system; EXPRESSED IN: 22 plant structures; EXPRESSED DURING: 13 growth stages; CONTAINS InterPro DOMAIN/s: Cytochrome b5 (InterPro:IPR001199); BEST Arabidopsis thaliana protein match is: membrane-associated progesterone binding protein 2 (TAIR:AT2G24940.1); Has 30201 Blast hits to 17322 proteins in 780 species: Archae - 12; Bacteria - 1396; Metazoa - 17338; Fungi - 3422; Plants - 5037; Viruses - 0; Other Eukaryotes - 2996 (source: NCBI BLink).) produces the protein MIPARRFLLSPFVGVTFIVVLVSLYFRSSFKSPQHQYQKRLFSAEELALYNGTDETLPILLGILGSVFDVTKGKFHYGSGGGYNHFAGRDASRAFVSGNFTGDGLTDSLQGLSSSEVKSIVDWRGFYSRTYTPVGKLVGRYYDSQGNPTKHLKGAEAKASRGAQLMEKQKTEEAKQSNCNSRWSQDEGGEVWCDVGVPRLVQRPLEIAITGSMSKRCACFEEDQLDQSGLEIYKDCEPLAKTCRV, from the exons ATGATTCCGGCGAGGAGGTTTCTCTTATCTCCATTTGTCGGCGTCACGTTTATCGTCGTTCTCGTCTCTCTCTACTTCAGATCTTCCTTCAAGTCTCCACAACACCAA tATCAAAAGAGGTTATTTTCTGCTGAAGAATTGGCATTGTATAATGGTACTGATGAAACATTACCTATACTCTTAGGGATTCTTGG ATCTGTGTTCGATGTGACGAAAGGAAAATTTCATTACGGTAGTGGAGGAGGGTACAACCATTTTGCTGgaag AGACGCTTCTCGTGCATTTGTTTCTGGCAACTTTACAG GAGATGGACTTACAGATTCGTTACAAGGGTTATCTAGCAGTGag GTGAAGAGCATTGTTGACTGGCGAGGTTTCTACTCCAGGACCTACAC TCCTGTTGGGAAGCTTGTTGGGCGGTACTACGATAGCCAAGGGAATCCAACTAAACACCTTAAAGGAGCTGAAGCAAAAGCCTCCAGAGGTGCACAACTCATGGAGAAACAGAAGACTGAAGAAGCCAAGCAATCGAATTGCAACTCACGATGGAGTCAAGATGAAGGTGGAGAG GTTTGGTGTGATGTTGGAGTGCCAAGACTGGTACAAAGACCTTTGGAGATAGCAATAACTGGCTCGATGAGCAAACGCTGTGCTTGCTTTGAGGAAGACCAACTTGATCAGTCTGGCTTGGAGATCTATAAAGACTGTGAACCTCTTGCCAAGACTTGCAGGGTTTGA
- the KMS1 gene encoding SNARE associated Golgi protein family (SNARE associated Golgi protein family; FUNCTIONS IN: molecular_function unknown; INVOLVED IN: biological_process unknown; LOCATED IN: endoplasmic reticulum; EXPRESSED IN: 19 plant structures; EXPRESSED DURING: 9 growth stages; CONTAINS InterPro DOMAIN/s: SNARE associated Golgi protein (InterPro:IPR015414); BEST Arabidopsis thaliana protein match is: unknown protein (TAIR:AT1G05360.1); Has 30201 Blast hits to 17322 proteins in 780 species: Archae - 12; Bacteria - 1396; Metazoa - 17338; Fungi - 3422; Plants - 5037; Viruses - 0; Other Eukaryotes - 2996 (source: NCBI BLink).), giving the protein MGSAGVASSSSDVAISALREKHEKEVENLTLTTQPLNTLKLFVEATIQYIKRSISYLLAHGGWFILITTLLVVSGGLLVTVDGPHGKHVEEVLEYVRYGLWWIALGVASSIGLGSGLHTFVLYLGPHIALFTLKATLCGRVDLKSAPYDTIQLKRVPSWLDKSCSEFGPPLMISAAGSRVPLTSILPQVQLEAILWGIGTALGELPPYFISRAASISGSTVDGMEELDGSSTEDSGFMATHLNRVKRWLLTHSQHLNFFTVLVLASVPNPLFDLAGIMCGQFGIPFWEFFLATLIGKAIIKTHIQTIFIICVCNNQLLDWMENELIWILSHVPGLASMLPGLTAKLHAMKEKYIDAPSPVPSHIKVKKWDFSFASIWNGIVWLMLLNFFVKIVTATAQRHLKKKQEKEMATLTHSD; this is encoded by the exons ATGGGATCGGCTGGTGTAGCgagttcttcttctgatgTTGCGATCTCAg CTTTGCGTGAGAAGCATGAGAAGGAAGTAGAGAATCTAACATTAACGACACAACCTTTGAATACATTGAAGTTGTTTGTTGAGGCTACTATTCAGTACATCAAGCGATCCATATCGTATCTATTGGCTCATGGAGGTTGGTTTATACTGATAACCACTTTGTTAGTGGTATCTGGTGGTTTGCTTGTTACTGTTGATGGACCTCATGGCAAG CATGTTGAAGAAGTATTAGAGTATGTCCGATATGGCTTGTGGTGGATAGCACTTGGTGTTGCATCTTCTATTGGTCTTG GATCTGGTCTCCATACTTTCGTTCTCTATTTGGGTCCGCACATTGCTTTGTTCACTCTAAAAGCAACGCTATGTGGTCGAGTTGATCTAAAATCTGCACCATATGATACAATACAGTTGAAAAGGGTTCCTTCATGGCTTGATAAATCTTGTTCGGAATTCGGTCCTCCTTTAATGATATCAGCTGCTGGATCGCGTGTGCCTCTTACCAGCATATTGCCACAAGTCCAGTTGGAGGCAATCTTATGGGGTATTGGGACGGCTCTTGGGGAGCTTCCTCCATATTTCATCTCAAGGGCAG CTAGTATATCTGGGAGCACAGTGGATGGAATGGAAGAATTAGATGGTTCCTCCACTGAAGATAGCGGATTTATGGCAACTCACCTGAACCGTGTTAAGCGTTGGTTATTAACCCATTCACAGCACTTGAACTTCTTCACTGTCTTGGTTCTTGCTTCG GTTCCAAATCCTTTGTTTGACCTCGCTGGAATAATGTGTGGACAATTTGGCATTCCGTTTTGGGAATTCTTCCTGGCGACCTTAATCGGAAAGGCGATCATCAAAACTCATATACAG ACGATATTTATCATCTGCGTTTGTAATAACCAACTGCTTGACTGGATGGAGAACGAACTGATCTGGATACTTAGCCATGTCCCGGGATTGGCTTCTATGTTGCCTGGACTCACAGCCAAACTCCACGCCATGAAAGAAAAGTATATTGATGCACCATCTCCTGTTCCATCTCACATCAAG GTGAAAAAGTGGGATTTTTCGTTTGCATCGATCTGGAACGGGATAGTATGGCTCATGCTCCTCAACTTTTTCGTGAAGATTGTGACAGCAACTGCACAGAGacacttgaagaagaagcaagagaaagaaatggcTACTTTGACTCATTCAGATTGA
- the MAPR4 gene encoding membrane-associated progesterone binding protein 4: MIPARRFLLSPFVGVTFIVVLVSLYFRSSFKSPQHQYQKRLFSAEELALYNGTDETLPILLGILGSVFDVTKGKFHYGSGGGYNHFAGRDASRAFVSGNFTGDGLTDSLQGLSSSEVKSIVDWRVLLGSLLGGTTIAKGIQLNTLKELKQKPPEVHNSWRNRRLKKPSNRIATHDGVKMKVERFGVMLECQDWYKDLWR; encoded by the exons ATGATTCCGGCGAGGAGGTTTCTCTTATCTCCATTTGTCGGCGTCACGTTTATCGTCGTTCTCGTCTCTCTCTACTTCAGATCTTCCTTCAAGTCTCCACAACACCAA tATCAAAAGAGGTTATTTTCTGCTGAAGAATTGGCATTGTATAATGGTACTGATGAAACATTACCTATACTCTTAGGGATTCTTGG ATCTGTGTTCGATGTGACGAAAGGAAAATTTCATTACGGTAGTGGAGGAGGGTACAACCATTTTGCTGgaag AGACGCTTCTCGTGCATTTGTTTCTGGCAACTTTACAG GAGATGGACTTACAGATTCGTTACAAGGGTTATCTAGCAGTGag GTGAAGAGCATTGTTGACTGGCGAG TCCTGTTGGGAAGCTTGTTGGGCGGTACTACGATAGCCAAGGGAATCCAACTAAACACCTTAAAGGAGCTGAAGCAAAAGCCTCCAGAGGTGCACAACTCATGGAGAAACAGAAGACTGAAGAAGCCAAGCAATCGAATTGCAACTCACGATGGAGTCAAGATGAAGGTGGAGAG GTTTGGTGTGATGTTGGAGTGCCAAGACTGGTACAAAGACCTTTGGAGATAG
- the KMS1 gene encoding SNARE associated Golgi protein family (SNARE associated Golgi protein family; FUNCTIONS IN: molecular_function unknown; INVOLVED IN: biological_process unknown; LOCATED IN: endoplasmic reticulum; EXPRESSED IN: 19 plant structures; EXPRESSED DURING: 9 growth stages; CONTAINS InterPro DOMAIN/s: SNARE associated Golgi protein (InterPro:IPR015414); BEST Arabidopsis thaliana protein match is: unknown protein (TAIR:AT1G05360.1); Has 35333 Blast hits to 34131 proteins in 2444 species: Archae - 798; Bacteria - 22429; Metazoa - 974; Fungi - 991; Plants - 531; Viruses - 0; Other Eukaryotes - 9610 (source: NCBI BLink).), translated as MLRSQATLREKHEKEVENLTLTTQPLNTLKLFVEATIQYIKRSISYLLAHGGWFILITTLLVVSGGLLVTVDGPHGKHVEEVLEYVRYGLWWIALGVASSIGLGSGLHTFVLYLGPHIALFTLKATLCGRVDLKSAPYDTIQLKRVPSWLDKSCSEFGPPLMISAAGSRVPLTSILPQVQLEAILWGIGTALGELPPYFISRAASISGSTVDGMEELDGSSTEDSGFMATHLNRVKRWLLTHSQHLNFFTVLVLASVPNPLFDLAGIMCGQFGIPFWEFFLATLIGKAIIKTHIQTIFIICVCNNQLLDWMENELIWILSHVPGLASMLPGLTAKLHAMKEKYIDAPSPVPSHIK; from the exons atgTTGCGATCTCAggcaa CTTTGCGTGAGAAGCATGAGAAGGAAGTAGAGAATCTAACATTAACGACACAACCTTTGAATACATTGAAGTTGTTTGTTGAGGCTACTATTCAGTACATCAAGCGATCCATATCGTATCTATTGGCTCATGGAGGTTGGTTTATACTGATAACCACTTTGTTAGTGGTATCTGGTGGTTTGCTTGTTACTGTTGATGGACCTCATGGCAAG CATGTTGAAGAAGTATTAGAGTATGTCCGATATGGCTTGTGGTGGATAGCACTTGGTGTTGCATCTTCTATTGGTCTTG GATCTGGTCTCCATACTTTCGTTCTCTATTTGGGTCCGCACATTGCTTTGTTCACTCTAAAAGCAACGCTATGTGGTCGAGTTGATCTAAAATCTGCACCATATGATACAATACAGTTGAAAAGGGTTCCTTCATGGCTTGATAAATCTTGTTCGGAATTCGGTCCTCCTTTAATGATATCAGCTGCTGGATCGCGTGTGCCTCTTACCAGCATATTGCCACAAGTCCAGTTGGAGGCAATCTTATGGGGTATTGGGACGGCTCTTGGGGAGCTTCCTCCATATTTCATCTCAAGGGCAG CTAGTATATCTGGGAGCACAGTGGATGGAATGGAAGAATTAGATGGTTCCTCCACTGAAGATAGCGGATTTATGGCAACTCACCTGAACCGTGTTAAGCGTTGGTTATTAACCCATTCACAGCACTTGAACTTCTTCACTGTCTTGGTTCTTGCTTCG GTTCCAAATCCTTTGTTTGACCTCGCTGGAATAATGTGTGGACAATTTGGCATTCCGTTTTGGGAATTCTTCCTGGCGACCTTAATCGGAAAGGCGATCATCAAAACTCATATACAG ACGATATTTATCATCTGCGTTTGTAATAACCAACTGCTTGACTGGATGGAGAACGAACTGATCTGGATACTTAGCCATGTCCCGGGATTGGCTTCTATGTTGCCTGGACTCACAGCCAAACTCCACGCCATGAAAGAAAAGTATATTGATGCACCATCTCCTGTTCCATCTCACATCAAG TAG